In Clostridium sp. DL-VIII, the following proteins share a genomic window:
- a CDS encoding DUF3842 family protein has translation MKIAVIDAQGAGLGQNIIKRIRREIDNDVYIIALGTNSFATSKMVQAGANVGISGERAISSFCKTAKIDSIIGPIGMICSGGINGEITSMISNAIFNMDCTKYILPLQKHDIYIPGTRNLQIRDIVEEIIFDIKNRLTDINKN, from the coding sequence ATGAAAATTGCTGTAATAGACGCGCAAGGCGCAGGTCTTGGCCAAAACATCATAAAGAGAATTCGTAGAGAAATAGACAATGATGTTTATATTATTGCACTTGGTACAAACTCCTTTGCCACATCAAAAATGGTACAAGCAGGTGCAAATGTTGGTATAAGCGGAGAAAGAGCAATCAGTTCATTTTGTAAGACAGCTAAAATAGATAGCATAATAGGACCAATCGGAATGATTTGTAGTGGAGGCATAAACGGAGAAATTACCTCTATGATTTCCAATGCAATATTTAATATGGATTGTACTAAATATATTCTTCCACTACAAAAGCATGACATTTATATTCCTGGAACAAGAAATCTACAAATCAGAGATATAGTTGAAGAGATTATCTTTGATATTAAGAATCGCTTAACAGATATAAATAAGAATTAA
- a CDS encoding cobalt transport protein CbiN has translation MSKTKKTVISLLTIAAIIAVIPLFTLKGAEFGGSDDAGSKVVSEITGTEYKPWFKPVMETWIGGELPGEVESLLFCVQTGIGVGVIAFLMGRLVERNKIEKEKNKTK, from the coding sequence GTGTCGAAGACTAAAAAGACAGTTATAAGTCTATTAACAATTGCTGCGATTATAGCAGTTATCCCTTTATTTACATTAAAAGGAGCAGAATTTGGTGGATCTGATGATGCAGGAAGCAAAGTAGTTTCGGAGATTACAGGTACTGAGTATAAGCCATGGTTTAAGCCAGTTATGGAAACTTGGATTGGTGGGGAATTGCCAGGAGAGGTAGAGAGCTTGCTTTTCTGTGTACAGACAGGTATTGGAGTTGGAGTAATTGCCTTTTTAATGGGCAGATTAGTGGAAAGAAATAAAATAGAAAAGGAGAAGAATAAAACTAAATAA
- a CDS encoding energy-coupling factor ABC transporter permease, with product MNKKEKRIVALAAAFALVFGVAPAANAMHIMEGYLPPQFCIIWGVVCVPFLVTGYLSIKKTVSEHRRSITILAMAGAFVFVLSSLKIPSVTGSCSHMTGTGLGAILFGPAAVSILGIIVLIFQAILLAHGGITTLGANTFSMAIAGPFVSYGIYKLCQILKINKYVGIFLAASIGDVFTYCITSFQLALAYPSENGGVMASAAKFLAVFAPTQVPLAIIEGILTVVIIIGLETYAKSELAGLGLVKGGKNSVED from the coding sequence ATGAATAAAAAAGAAAAGAGAATTGTTGCTTTAGCAGCAGCATTTGCTTTAGTGTTTGGAGTGGCTCCAGCAGCTAATGCCATGCACATTATGGAAGGATATCTTCCACCACAATTTTGCATTATATGGGGTGTTGTATGTGTTCCATTTTTAGTGACCGGCTATTTATCAATTAAGAAAACAGTGTCTGAGCATCGTAGATCAATCACAATTTTGGCCATGGCTGGAGCATTTGTATTTGTACTTTCATCTTTAAAGATTCCATCAGTAACAGGAAGCTGCTCACATATGACTGGTACTGGACTTGGTGCAATATTGTTTGGACCAGCCGCAGTTAGTATTTTAGGAATCATTGTACTTATTTTCCAGGCGATTTTGCTTGCTCATGGAGGAATAACTACTCTTGGTGCTAATACATTTTCTATGGCTATTGCAGGCCCATTTGTTTCTTACGGAATATATAAATTATGTCAAATACTCAAAATCAATAAATATGTAGGGATTTTCCTAGCGGCATCAATTGGTGATGTATTTACTTATTGTATAACAAGTTTTCAGCTTGCACTAGCATATCCATCAGAAAATGGTGGTGTTATGGCATCAGCAGCTAAATTCCTTGCAGTATTTGCGCCAACACAAGTTCCACTTGCAATTATCGAAGGAATTCTAACAGTAGTTATTATAATAGGCCTTGAAACATATGCAAAATCTGAATTGGCAGGCCTCGGATTAGTGAAGGGAGGGAAAAATAGTGTCGAAGACTAA